A part of uncultured Fibrobacter sp. genomic DNA contains:
- the rpmB gene encoding 50S ribosomal protein L28 has product MSRICEVTGKAGLVGNMVSHSNRKKLMKQLPNLQKKRFYIPEEDRWVTLRVSAAGLRTINKLGIQTVAQELGI; this is encoded by the coding sequence ATGAGCCGTATTTGTGAAGTCACCGGAAAAGCCGGCCTCGTGGGCAACATGGTTTCCCACTCTAACCGTAAGAAGTTGATGAAGCAGCTTCCGAACCTCCAGAAGAAGCGTTTCTATATCCCCGAAGAAGATCGCTGGGTGACCCTCCGCGTGAGCGCCGCTGGTCTCCGCACGATCAACAAGCTCGGTATCCAGACCGTAGCTCAGGAACTCGGAATCTAA
- a CDS encoding exonuclease domain-containing protein, translated as MIALPPKFVAFDLETTGLSNVKDEIIEIGAVKFTVETRDGKVVPKMISEFETFVKPNMLIPAEASSVNHITDKMVEDAPPVGECLKKFTAFCGQGTILLAHNANFDASFLREAYAKNPQLVPGNPVVDSLAISKTILPELPNHKLGYMAGLFMKRGEISMKIDSEKMHRAVYDCEMLMEVFVALLRRRLKEKDWELGSIMQSMAKYKGVPQFIKK; from the coding sequence GTGATTGCATTACCTCCGAAATTTGTAGCATTCGACCTCGAAACCACCGGCCTCAGCAACGTAAAAGATGAAATCATTGAAATCGGTGCGGTAAAGTTTACCGTCGAGACTCGTGATGGCAAAGTCGTCCCCAAGATGATTTCGGAATTCGAGACGTTCGTCAAGCCGAACATGCTCATCCCTGCCGAAGCTTCAAGCGTCAACCACATCACCGACAAGATGGTCGAAGACGCTCCCCCGGTAGGCGAATGCCTCAAGAAATTCACCGCGTTCTGCGGTCAGGGCACCATTCTCCTCGCCCACAACGCGAACTTCGACGCGAGTTTCCTCCGCGAAGCCTATGCCAAGAACCCGCAGCTCGTCCCGGGCAACCCGGTCGTCGACAGCCTCGCCATCAGCAAGACCATCCTGCCCGAACTCCCGAACCACAAGCTCGGCTACATGGCTGGCCTGTTCATGAAGCGTGGCGAAATCTCGATGAAAATCGACTCCGAAAAGATGCACCGCGCGGTCTACGACTGCGAAATGCTCATGGAAGTCTTCGTCGCCCTGCTGCGCAGAAGGCTCAAGGAAAAGGACTGGGAACTCGGCAGCATCATGCAGAGCATGGCCAAGTACAAAGGCGTACCGCAGTTTATTAAGAAGTGA
- a CDS encoding DUF374 domain-containing protein, which produces MRSLRIRLHTPEDFRPGVLGLWHRDLLASCAAFKDKGVHILVSKSGDGEILALATTSLGFEVTRGSDTDGPLNVRHILRSLRAGRFAGMALDGPRGPALEVKPGSKWLAESSGTPLWHIVPHYGAHITLNTWDKFVVPLPLSSIDVEIKYL; this is translated from the coding sequence ATGCGCAGCCTACGCATTCGTCTGCACACCCCGGAAGATTTCCGCCCCGGTGTGCTCGGATTGTGGCACCGGGACCTGCTCGCGAGTTGCGCCGCATTCAAGGACAAAGGAGTTCACATCCTCGTCTCCAAGTCCGGCGACGGAGAAATTCTCGCACTTGCAACAACATCGCTCGGCTTCGAAGTCACACGCGGTTCCGATACAGATGGTCCGTTGAACGTCCGGCACATCCTCCGCAGCCTGCGTGCGGGAAGGTTCGCCGGGATGGCCCTCGATGGCCCCCGCGGTCCGGCACTCGAAGTCAAGCCCGGCTCCAAGTGGCTTGCCGAAAGCAGCGGCACGCCCCTCTGGCACATCGTCCCGCATTACGGAGCGCACATCACGCTCAACACATGGGATAAGTTCGTCGTACCGCTCCCGCTGTCATCAATTGACGTCGAAATTAAGTATCTTTAG
- a CDS encoding DNA alkylation repair protein, translating into MLRFTQEILLALRAIANEEESHEMSKKAREQFDFLGVKLVPRREVTYPIFDRNPPKDDAELVSRIEDMWAQPYREIQYAACDYLFRHRHMLGGQHLVFLKKLIKTRAWHDTVDTLAACILGDLVWRLPVLRTKIASWIRDPNIWIRRSVIIFQIQYKDHTDWPLLRQFCLSCAKDDDYYIRNGIRRALSEYARINPIEVRRFVQDNTFAEQTTQEILRWI; encoded by the coding sequence ATGCTTCGCTTTACACAAGAAATATTACTCGCGCTTCGCGCTATCGCAAACGAAGAAGAGTCGCACGAAATGTCCAAGAAGGCTCGCGAACAGTTCGACTTTCTCGGAGTCAAGCTCGTCCCTCGCCGTGAAGTCACCTACCCGATTTTCGACAGGAACCCGCCCAAAGATGACGCCGAACTGGTCAGCCGCATCGAAGACATGTGGGCCCAACCCTACAGGGAAATCCAATACGCAGCCTGTGACTACCTGTTCAGGCACCGCCACATGCTGGGAGGGCAGCATCTGGTCTTCTTGAAAAAACTCATCAAGACCCGTGCTTGGCACGACACCGTCGACACGCTCGCCGCTTGTATTTTAGGCGATCTCGTCTGGCGCCTGCCTGTGCTCCGTACAAAAATCGCCTCCTGGATTCGCGACCCCAACATCTGGATTCGCCGCAGCGTCATTATTTTCCAGATCCAGTACAAGGACCACACAGATTGGCCGCTTCTGCGCCAGTTCTGCCTCTCCTGTGCCAAGGACGATGACTACTACATCCGCAACGGCATTCGCAGGGCATTGTCCGAATACGCAAGGATCAATCCCATCGAAGTCCGCCGGTTCGTGCAAGACAACACCTTCGCCGAACAGACGACCCAAGAAATCCTTCGCTGGATTTAG
- a CDS encoding 4-alpha-glucanotransferase, with amino-acid sequence MRYGDISSFQSGVAVPLFSLRSHASIGIGDFLDLIPLARWASLCNFDIIQLLPVNDTGSESSPYSARSAFALNPAFINIQSVAGSSAFEGEIDEAKESFEKSDRVEYYRVTTWKRAILRKIFDNSYDQIRHDKSLTTWIERNEWAKPYCVYCTLKQQNNEASWKDWSDYRDPDAEQVGKLWTKFRKDCLYHAWMQYVAEMQFCTAVSEVSQMGLHIKGDIPILINEDSADVWADRKYFSLADRAGAPPDMFSYAGQNWGFPTYRWDVIEKDNFSWWRKRLAQASKFYHAYRIDHVLGFFRIWTIPEKEVTGILGHFEPSVPLTWDVLHGAGFCRQSLEYLRNPNYSVDQLRGFLGDDTERLVAKCFENLPGTTDRFILRDEYSSEKQILAMEEPQAVKDAMLRVYWNRVFIPTGSDDVFYPYWYWYNQPVLYTLPQNEQDKLHDIIHANEHAQNALWEQNAMKLLSVLANETDMLVCAEDLGAVPPCVPTVLNKLNILSLRIERWARNWNMQYSPYYDMEEYPRLSVCTTSCHDTSTLRGLWKEPDFDKNLYWSHAHQMGSAPDELTPPVVRNLLTHVFSTNSLFCILPIQDYFALSSTLSAGNPENERINVPGTVGGNNWTYQLPCLVDELLKLTSLSSEIRKLVDERKRRAMWKI; translated from the coding sequence ATGAGATATGGTGATATTTCCTCTTTCCAATCGGGCGTAGCCGTCCCGCTGTTCAGCTTGCGCAGCCATGCGAGCATTGGCATCGGTGACTTCCTCGACCTGATTCCCCTGGCCCGCTGGGCTTCTCTTTGCAACTTCGATATTATCCAGTTGCTGCCGGTGAACGACACTGGCTCCGAATCGAGCCCTTACAGCGCCCGGAGTGCATTCGCGCTGAACCCCGCGTTCATCAACATCCAGTCGGTTGCCGGCTCGTCCGCCTTCGAGGGCGAAATCGACGAGGCGAAGGAATCTTTTGAGAAGTCCGACCGCGTGGAGTATTACCGCGTGACCACCTGGAAGCGCGCCATTCTCCGCAAGATTTTCGATAACTCTTACGACCAGATTCGCCACGACAAGTCGCTTACGACCTGGATCGAACGCAATGAATGGGCCAAGCCCTACTGCGTTTACTGTACGCTCAAACAGCAGAACAACGAGGCCAGTTGGAAGGACTGGAGCGACTACCGTGACCCGGATGCCGAGCAGGTGGGCAAACTCTGGACAAAGTTCCGCAAGGATTGCCTGTACCACGCCTGGATGCAGTATGTTGCCGAGATGCAGTTCTGCACGGCTGTGAGCGAAGTTTCTCAGATGGGCTTGCACATCAAGGGCGACATTCCCATCCTTATCAACGAGGACAGCGCCGACGTTTGGGCCGACCGCAAGTATTTCTCGCTGGCCGACAGGGCGGGCGCACCTCCCGACATGTTCAGCTACGCCGGCCAGAACTGGGGCTTCCCCACGTATCGCTGGGATGTCATCGAGAAGGACAATTTCTCCTGGTGGCGTAAGCGCCTTGCCCAGGCGAGCAAGTTCTACCATGCGTATCGCATTGACCACGTGCTTGGTTTCTTCCGTATCTGGACCATCCCCGAAAAGGAGGTCACGGGAATCCTCGGCCATTTCGAGCCGTCTGTGCCGCTGACTTGGGATGTGCTTCATGGTGCCGGGTTCTGCAGGCAGTCCCTGGAATACCTGCGCAACCCGAACTATTCCGTCGACCAGCTCCGCGGATTCTTGGGCGACGATACGGAACGCCTCGTGGCGAAGTGTTTCGAGAACTTGCCCGGCACGACCGACCGCTTTATCTTGCGCGACGAGTATTCTTCTGAAAAGCAGATTTTGGCGATGGAGGAACCGCAGGCTGTCAAGGACGCCATGCTGCGTGTCTACTGGAACCGCGTGTTTATCCCCACCGGCAGCGACGACGTGTTCTACCCGTATTGGTACTGGTACAACCAGCCGGTGCTCTACACGCTGCCCCAGAACGAGCAGGACAAACTGCACGATATCATCCATGCGAATGAACATGCGCAGAATGCCCTCTGGGAACAGAATGCCATGAAGCTCCTTTCCGTGCTTGCCAACGAGACGGACATGCTCGTGTGCGCCGAAGACCTCGGTGCCGTACCTCCGTGCGTTCCGACGGTTTTGAACAAGCTCAACATTCTTTCCCTGCGCATTGAACGCTGGGCCCGCAACTGGAACATGCAATATTCTCCGTACTACGATATGGAGGAATACCCGCGCCTTTCCGTTTGCACGACGAGCTGCCACGACACCTCGACGCTTCGTGGCCTGTGGAAGGAACCGGATTTCGACAAGAACCTGTACTGGTCCCATGCGCACCAGATGGGCTCCGCTCCGGACGAACTCACTCCGCCCGTGGTCCGCAACCTCCTCACGCACGTGTTCTCCACGAACAGTTTGTTCTGCATCTTGCCTATCCAGGACTATTTCGCGCTGTCGTCAACGCTTTCCGCCGGCAACCCCGAAAACGAGCGCATCAACGTGCCCGGAACGGTCGGTGGCAACAACTGGACTTACCAGCTGCCCTGCCTTGTAGACGAACTGCTCAAGCTCACGTCGCTTTCTTCTGAAATTAGAAAGTTGGTCGACGAGCGCAAGCGCCGCGCGATGTGGAAAATTTAG
- a CDS encoding glycoside hydrolase family 13 protein: protein MFSPAWVKDAVFYQIFPDRFCRSPKYNAVGKFVVWDSKPTRSNMFGGNLAGIEDKLEYIKGLGVTALYLCPIFKSNSNHRYHTVDYFEIDPVLGTLEDFDRLVKKVHKLGMRIILDGVFNHCSRGFFQFNSLMELGEDSPYRDWFHVHSWPIHAYSGKPNYECWWNYPALPKFNTSCPDVREYLFSVAEYWTKRGIDGWRLDVPNEIDDDSFWQEFRRRVKAINKDAYIVGEIWDAPERWLQGDQFDGVMNYVFRKAVMQYLFDEKPISTEEFCKRLQAAFPEGRGDMPMNLLGSHDTTRLMSQPCTSWERIKLALTLLFFMPGAPCIYYGEELGMHGGKDPDNRRSIPWDKLPEMQEEPVYALVQELTRMRQDNPILRDGKMEIACDGEGFTVVRTLGKKKMTLAVSLADKLQTFEIK, encoded by the coding sequence ATGTTTTCTCCTGCTTGGGTCAAAGACGCTGTTTTCTACCAGATTTTTCCGGACCGGTTTTGCCGCAGTCCGAAGTACAATGCCGTAGGCAAGTTTGTCGTCTGGGATAGCAAGCCCACTCGCTCGAACATGTTCGGCGGGAACCTCGCGGGCATTGAAGATAAACTTGAATACATCAAGGGTCTCGGTGTGACGGCGCTTTACCTGTGCCCGATTTTCAAGAGCAATTCCAACCACCGCTACCATACGGTGGACTATTTTGAAATCGACCCAGTGCTCGGCACTTTGGAGGACTTTGACCGCCTCGTGAAAAAGGTGCACAAGCTCGGAATGCGCATCATTTTGGACGGCGTGTTCAATCACTGCTCTCGCGGGTTCTTCCAGTTCAACAGTCTCATGGAACTTGGCGAAGATTCCCCGTACAGGGATTGGTTCCATGTGCATTCTTGGCCCATACACGCCTACTCGGGCAAACCCAATTACGAATGTTGGTGGAACTACCCGGCGCTCCCCAAATTTAATACGAGCTGTCCCGACGTGCGCGAATACCTTTTCTCTGTCGCCGAATACTGGACCAAGCGCGGCATAGACGGCTGGCGCCTCGACGTGCCGAACGAAATCGACGACGACAGTTTCTGGCAGGAATTCCGCCGCCGTGTGAAGGCCATTAATAAAGACGCCTATATCGTCGGTGAAATCTGGGATGCCCCGGAACGCTGGTTACAGGGCGACCAGTTCGATGGCGTGATGAATTACGTCTTCCGCAAGGCGGTGATGCAGTATCTTTTTGACGAGAAACCGATTTCGACGGAGGAATTCTGCAAGCGTCTGCAAGCGGCATTCCCCGAAGGCCGTGGCGATATGCCCATGAACCTGCTCGGGAGTCACGATACCACGCGCCTGATGTCGCAGCCCTGCACCAGCTGGGAACGCATCAAGCTTGCGCTTACGCTGCTGTTCTTTATGCCGGGTGCGCCTTGCATCTACTACGGCGAAGAACTCGGGATGCACGGTGGCAAGGACCCCGACAACCGCCGGAGTATCCCGTGGGATAAGTTGCCCGAAATGCAGGAAGAGCCGGTGTATGCGCTAGTGCAGGAACTTACCCGGATGCGCCAGGATAACCCCATCCTTCGCGACGGCAAGATGGAAATCGCTTGCGACGGGGAAGGCTTCACTGTCGTACGAACCCTCGGCAAAAAGAAGATGACGCTCGCGGTATCGCTAGCGGACAAGCTGCAGACCTTTGAAATCAAATAG
- the secD gene encoding protein translocase subunit SecD gives MNNKKFGMREFIILLVIVLSAYTVWPSIQVHSKKGDAKKTFLKENPKLGAKSINFGLDLAGGTSITLQIDQSGLKDGEDIKDIQAQSLEIIRNRVDQYGLSEPQISPSGDDRILVELAGVDDSTAKALVGSTAKLEFKILAESDKFTQVIGLIDQYLTRQTTDIVGADSAAATDSTVAADSAKPADSAVAAKSDLSDEELLAGAGAKAEEKPATEDSAKEAAADNAPAGEVGMALSAYYLSFGNGGFIAEENVEKVKKLLETEGVQKLIPRDVAFAFGSGLEPVQRDSKIKAKRLYLLKRRAEMGGDDISDARPYRVGDGTNAGEVAVSLRFAGIGPKKFSAVTAANVGKQMAIVLDNQVISAPVIRDRIPNGEAQITGLDDMAEANRLAVVLRAGALKAPMKIIESRSVGATLGEENIVQGFGSGAVGLILCLVFMVAYYRLGGLIASFGMVINTLVTAAVMSVFNATLTLPGIAGFILVVGMSLDANVIIYERIREELKNGLTARAAVAKGYERAFSAILDSNLTTVLTGLILYKIGTGSVKGFGLTLTIGILTSLFCAITLTRAILDWKLAKRDATTLSIGNGFKAINEANLQIIPNRRRFGLISTILIIASIAFIAVKGFDFSIDFTGGQVYTIQYQDDAKHEKDLSSALSSAGISGAKVRTLGGTSANSYQVSMRASDDAQFEVKMAQAFEKAGQKCEIVAKDSVGPTIGKELRFNAILSVILAWLGILLYVWFRFGKFGLGFGVAAVLGLVHDTIITLGFISAFGLSFDGALIASLLTMIGYSVNDTIVNFDRIRENTAIFGSANFADTINKSLNQCFSRTMVTSLTTLFVCVILAVMGGSSIRDFGLVQCFGILIGTYSSVCVCSPVVLWWSKRFKKGV, from the coding sequence ATGAACAACAAAAAATTCGGCATGCGAGAATTTATCATTCTCCTCGTCATCGTTCTCTCGGCCTATACTGTTTGGCCCTCTATCCAGGTTCACTCCAAGAAGGGTGATGCCAAGAAGACGTTCCTCAAGGAAAATCCGAAACTGGGCGCCAAGTCCATCAATTTCGGTTTGGACCTTGCCGGCGGTACCAGCATCACGCTGCAGATTGACCAGTCCGGCCTCAAGGACGGCGAAGACATCAAGGATATTCAGGCCCAGTCGCTCGAAATCATCCGTAACCGCGTTGACCAGTACGGTCTTTCTGAACCGCAGATTTCCCCGAGCGGCGACGACCGAATCTTGGTTGAACTGGCGGGCGTGGATGACTCTACCGCAAAGGCCCTCGTGGGTTCTACCGCAAAACTCGAATTCAAGATTTTGGCTGAATCCGATAAGTTTACCCAGGTCATCGGCCTTATCGACCAGTACTTGACCCGCCAGACGACCGACATCGTCGGTGCGGATTCCGCTGCTGCCACTGATTCTACCGTGGCCGCCGATTCCGCCAAGCCTGCGGATAGCGCTGTCGCTGCCAAGTCCGACCTCTCCGACGAAGAACTTCTCGCCGGTGCCGGTGCCAAGGCCGAAGAAAAGCCCGCTACGGAAGATTCCGCCAAGGAAGCCGCTGCGGACAACGCTCCGGCTGGCGAAGTCGGTATGGCTCTCTCTGCCTACTACCTGAGCTTCGGCAACGGTGGTTTCATCGCCGAGGAAAACGTCGAGAAGGTGAAGAAGCTCCTCGAGACCGAAGGCGTGCAGAAGCTGATTCCGCGTGACGTGGCCTTCGCTTTCGGTAGCGGCCTCGAACCGGTGCAGCGCGATTCCAAAATCAAGGCCAAGCGTCTCTATTTGCTCAAGCGCCGCGCCGAGATGGGCGGTGACGACATTTCCGATGCCCGTCCGTACCGCGTGGGTGATGGTACCAACGCCGGTGAAGTGGCTGTGAGCCTCCGTTTTGCAGGTATCGGTCCCAAGAAGTTCTCCGCTGTGACTGCCGCAAACGTCGGCAAGCAGATGGCTATCGTGCTTGACAACCAGGTGATTTCGGCTCCGGTGATCCGTGACCGTATCCCGAACGGCGAAGCCCAGATTACTGGCCTCGACGACATGGCCGAAGCCAACCGCCTCGCTGTCGTGCTTCGCGCCGGTGCCCTCAAGGCTCCGATGAAGATTATCGAAAGCCGCAGCGTCGGTGCCACTCTCGGTGAAGAAAACATCGTCCAGGGCTTCGGTTCCGGTGCCGTTGGTCTTATCCTCTGCTTGGTGTTCATGGTTGCCTACTACCGCCTCGGTGGTCTTATCGCTAGCTTCGGTATGGTCATCAACACTCTCGTGACCGCCGCTGTGATGTCCGTGTTCAATGCGACCCTCACGCTCCCCGGTATCGCGGGCTTCATCCTCGTGGTGGGTATGTCTCTCGACGCGAACGTGATTATTTATGAACGTATCCGTGAAGAACTCAAGAACGGCCTGACCGCCCGCGCCGCCGTGGCCAAGGGTTACGAACGCGCCTTCAGCGCCATCTTGGACTCCAACTTGACGACTGTGCTTACGGGTCTTATCCTTTACAAGATTGGTACTGGTTCCGTGAAGGGTTTCGGTCTTACGCTTACCATCGGTATCCTGACCTCCCTCTTCTGCGCCATTACGCTTACCCGCGCCATCCTCGACTGGAAGCTCGCCAAGCGTGACGCCACGACGCTTTCTATCGGTAACGGTTTCAAGGCTATCAACGAAGCGAACCTCCAGATTATCCCGAACCGTCGTCGCTTCGGCCTCATTTCGACGATCCTTATTATCGCAAGCATCGCCTTCATCGCTGTGAAGGGTTTCGACTTCAGCATCGACTTCACTGGTGGTCAGGTCTACACCATCCAGTATCAGGATGATGCCAAGCACGAGAAGGATCTGAGCAGCGCCCTTTCTTCTGCCGGTATCTCCGGTGCGAAGGTCCGTACGCTGGGCGGTACTTCCGCTAACTCCTACCAGGTGAGCATGCGCGCCTCCGACGACGCACAGTTCGAAGTCAAGATGGCTCAGGCCTTTGAGAAGGCTGGTCAGAAGTGCGAAATCGTCGCTAAGGACAGCGTGGGTCCGACCATCGGTAAGGAACTTCGCTTCAACGCTATTTTGTCTGTGATTCTCGCCTGGCTCGGCATCCTCCTTTACGTGTGGTTCCGTTTCGGCAAGTTCGGTCTCGGTTTCGGTGTGGCCGCCGTGCTCGGCCTCGTGCACGATACTATCATCACGCTCGGCTTCATCTCCGCCTTCGGTCTTTCTTTCGATGGCGCCTTGATTGCTTCGCTCCTTACGATGATTGGTTACTCTGTGAACGACACCATCGTTAACTTCGACCGCATCCGTGAAAATACGGCAATCTTCGGTTCTGCCAACTTTGCCGACACCATCAACAAGTCCCTGAACCAGTGCTTCAGCCGTACCATGGTGACCTCTCTCACGACCTTGTTCGTGTGCGTGATCCTCGCTGTGATGGGCGGTTCTTCCATCCGTGACTTCGGTCTCGTGCAGTGCTTCGGCATCCTCATCGGTACGTACTCTTCTGTGTGCGTCTGCTCGCCGGTGGTCCTCTGGTGGTCCAAGCGCTTCAAGAAGGGCGTGTAA
- a CDS encoding magnesium transporter CorA family protein: MLKYYKIESGRLAVAPNEDAADIVIMGSLSQEQRSVLVKEYEITEHTIASAFDSDELSRIEYDDDFTTIVFKKPKNYSAEDNFQFRVESFGIFIFKDWVLLLTDSEMPVMDERKFSKIDSLNTFVLRVLSYAIAHFNEHLKIINRINDDLEQRLNTSMENKYLLSMFSLNKGLIYYVSALNSNDTLLRKLQLGRSLNWTEAERELLEDIQIENGQSLQQANIYANILTSMMDARASVINNNVNQLMKNLTIVTISISLPTFFASLFGMNVKLPFGMNGDAVTGSAIAFWGIIAVCILSVVAFLSIWMRRK, from the coding sequence ATGCTCAAGTATTACAAAATCGAATCGGGTCGCCTTGCGGTTGCCCCGAACGAAGACGCGGCTGACATCGTCATCATGGGCTCCCTCAGCCAGGAACAGCGTAGCGTTCTAGTCAAAGAATACGAGATTACCGAGCATACTATAGCCTCCGCATTCGACTCCGACGAGCTTTCCCGTATCGAGTACGACGACGACTTTACGACCATCGTGTTCAAAAAGCCCAAGAACTACTCCGCCGAGGACAATTTCCAGTTCCGCGTGGAATCCTTCGGCATTTTTATTTTCAAGGACTGGGTGCTGCTCCTTACGGACAGTGAGATGCCTGTGATGGACGAGCGCAAGTTCTCGAAAATCGACAGCCTGAATACGTTCGTTTTGCGCGTCTTGAGTTATGCCATTGCGCACTTCAACGAACACTTGAAGATTATCAACCGCATCAACGACGACTTGGAACAGCGCCTCAATACGTCGATGGAGAACAAGTACCTGCTCTCCATGTTCAGCCTTAACAAGGGCTTGATTTACTACGTGAGCGCTCTCAACAGCAACGATACGCTGTTGCGCAAGTTGCAGTTGGGCCGTAGCCTCAACTGGACCGAGGCCGAACGGGAACTGCTGGAAGACATCCAGATTGAGAACGGCCAGAGTTTGCAACAGGCAAACATTTACGCAAACATTTTGACATCCATGATGGATGCGCGCGCAAGCGTTATCAACAACAACGTGAACCAGTTGATGAAGAACTTGACTATCGTGACGATTTCCATATCGCTCCCGACGTTCTTCGCGAGCTTGTTCGGCATGAACGTGAAGCTCCCCTTCGGCATGAACGGGGACGCGGTCACTGGTTCGGCGATAGCCTTCTGGGGCATCATCGCAGTCTGTATTCTTTCGGTGGTGGCGTTCCTGAGCATCTGGATGCGCAGGAAATAA
- a CDS encoding polyprenyl synthetase family protein: MSPTKADFQIILGQARELVHDQLDLTDKVIMQVAAAAPAGISERLVSLFGRKGKRIRSTLLCLIANCGTKPPEKDRLAHACASVELLHLASLVHDDIIDGTELRRGQITAHKEWGTQVAVLVGDYVLSQSMRCVINEDNRDVPVIISDAADKLIVGEIMELDHCGETTLSRAMYNEIIDGKTAALIEAATRIGGIIAGFDKPLVDECAKMGAHFGIAFQIIDDLLDYGYGSKNLDKAKFTDLSNGLITLPLLYYFEQCNNEEHREMEEFIRHASENGVPEKIITRLNEKKCFDKAKAEAQEHLEKALEIADKFPKNTFTEEIVAMFSSMSDRGN, encoded by the coding sequence ATGAGTCCTACGAAGGCTGACTTCCAAATCATCCTGGGCCAGGCACGCGAGCTCGTGCATGACCAGCTTGACCTGACCGACAAGGTCATCATGCAAGTCGCGGCGGCAGCGCCGGCGGGCATTTCCGAACGTCTTGTATCTCTGTTCGGGCGCAAAGGCAAGCGCATCCGTTCGACACTGCTCTGCCTCATAGCGAACTGCGGCACGAAGCCGCCCGAGAAAGACAGGCTCGCCCACGCCTGTGCCAGCGTGGAACTGCTGCACCTAGCAAGCCTCGTCCACGACGACATCATCGACGGTACGGAACTCCGACGTGGGCAGATTACGGCCCACAAGGAATGGGGCACCCAGGTGGCCGTCCTCGTGGGCGACTACGTGCTCTCGCAATCCATGCGTTGCGTCATCAACGAAGACAACCGGGATGTCCCGGTCATTATCTCCGACGCCGCCGACAAACTCATCGTAGGCGAAATCATGGAACTGGACCACTGCGGCGAGACGACGCTTTCCAGGGCCATGTACAACGAAATTATCGACGGCAAGACGGCAGCACTCATCGAAGCCGCAACACGGATTGGCGGCATCATCGCCGGGTTCGACAAGCCCCTGGTGGATGAATGTGCCAAGATGGGCGCCCATTTTGGAATCGCGTTCCAGATTATCGACGACCTGCTCGATTACGGCTACGGCTCAAAGAACCTGGACAAGGCGAAGTTCACAGACCTTTCCAATGGGCTCATCACGCTGCCGCTGCTGTACTACTTCGAACAGTGCAACAACGAAGAACACCGCGAAATGGAAGAGTTCATCCGTCACGCCTCCGAAAACGGGGTCCCCGAAAAGATTATCACCCGCTTGAACGAGAAGAAATGCTTTGACAAGGCGAAAGCCGAAGCCCAGGAACACTTGGAAAAGGCTCTTGAAATTGCGGACAAGTTCCCCAAGAACACGTTTACCGAAGAAATCGTCGCCATGTTCTCCAGCATGAGCGACCGCGGAAATTAG